A stretch of the Cyprinus carpio isolate SPL01 chromosome B4, ASM1834038v1, whole genome shotgun sequence genome encodes the following:
- the LOC109058496 gene encoding tripartite motif-containing protein 16-like protein — protein sequence MASVSEQLLAALDDLDADKLKRFKWHFKNYKGFSVTYLEKADAHDTVDLMMERFGPEEAVKFTVDILRKMNHNHVAEELEEKHKQAQAESSIKDPAPAGAESELIGDKKTIQDWDDMRLDLKITQRMFRQRIQQRLKDLQQLEKALASYKRSAETAVGDSEKMFNELMHTIERSRYEVTQRFRDQEETAVSQAQEGLEQLEQEINDLRRRDAELEQLSCTRDHIQFLKNFQSLSALPESTKVPNIPFSSFFSFDGMKETVRQLTDKLNDFCKEEIMNISNRVTFNIIASKTRNDLLQYHHQLTLDPNTAHNCVQLSERNRVTANTGTTEPYPDHPERFGQNNQVLCRESVSERCFWELEWSGDTVYIAVSYKSISRKGGDECWFGHNNKSWTLYCTSTQNYFIHNSKFTLLPEESIISPRIGVFVDHSAGTLSFYSVSRNTMSLIHTVQTTFTQPLYPGFAVEHGSSVKLC from the exons ATGGCGTCTGTTTCAGAGCAGCTTCTGGCCGCTCTGGATGATCTAGATGCAGATAAACTGAAGAGGTTTAAATGGCACTTTAAGAATTATAAGGGCTTTTCAGTTACTTATCTGGAGAAGGCAGACGCTCATGACACAGTGGATCTGATGATGGAGCGTTTCGGACCAGAAGAAGCTGTGAAATTCACGGTGGACATCCTGAGGAAGATGAACCACAACCATGTGGCCGAAGAGTTAGAGGAAAAACACAAGCAAG ctCAGGCTGAGAGCAGTATTAAGGATCCTGCCCCTGCTGGAGCCGAATCAGAACTGATTGGGG ACAAGAAAACCATACAAGAttgggacgacatgagg CTGGATTTGAAGATAACACAGAGGATGTTCcggcagagaatccagcagagactgaaagatcttcagcagctggaAAAGGCTTTGGCATCTTATAAG CGCTCTGCAGAGACAGCAGTGGGGGACAGTGAGAAGATGTTTAATGAGCTCATGCACaccattgagagaagccgctaTGAAGTGACACAGCGATTCAGAGATCAGGAAGAGACTGCAGTGAGTCAAGCTCAAGAAGGACTGGAgcaactggagcaggagatcaatgatctgaggaggagagacgctgagctggagcagctttcatgCACAcgggatcacatccagttcctgaaG aatttccagtctctctcagcacttCCAGAATCAACAAAAGTACCCAACATTCCCTTCAgttctttcttctcttttgatGGCATGAAAGAAACTGTCCGTCAGCTGACAGACAAACTGAatgatttctgcaaagaggagatCATGAACATCTCtaacagag tcacattcaACATCATTGCTTCTAAGACCAGGAATGAcctcctacaat ATCaccatcagctcactctggatccaaacacagcacataATTGCGTCCAACTTTCTGAGAGAAACAGAGTGACGGCTAACACTGGCACAACTGAGCCGTATCCGgatcatccagagagatttgGTCAGAATAATCAAGTTTTGTGtcgagagagtgtgtctgaacgaTGTTTctgggagctggagtggagtggagatACTGTGTATATAGctgtgtcatataagagcatcagcaggaaagGAGGTGATGAGTGTTGGTTTGGACATAATAATAAGTCATGGACTTTGTACTGCACGTCCACGCAAAATTACTTTATACACAATAGCAAATTTACGCTTCTCCCTGAAGAGTCCATAATCAGTcctagaataggagtgtttgtggatcacagtgcaggaactctgtccttctacagcgtctccaGAAACACAATGagtctcatccacacagtccagaccacattcactcagccactCTATCCTGGGTTTGCTGTTGAAcatggatcatcagtgaaactgtgttga